From a region of the Ovis aries strain OAR_USU_Benz2616 breed Rambouillet chromosome 2, ARS-UI_Ramb_v3.0, whole genome shotgun sequence genome:
- the LOC132659180 gene encoding acyl-protein thioesterase 2-like: MPSPPSGSLTSSTSAPMHSWFDLMGLNPDTPEDEAGIKKAGKNIKALIEHEMKNGIPANRILLGFSQGGASSLYTALTCPHPLAGIVALSCWLPLYWAFPQAANGSAKDLTILQCQGELDPMVPVQFGALTAEKLWSIVTPARVRFKTYPGVMHSPCPQEMAAVKEFLEKLLPPV, translated from the coding sequence ATGCCCTCTCCACCATCCGGCTCCCTCACCTCAAGTACATCTGCCCCCATGCACTCCTGGTTTGACCTGATGGGGCTGAATCCAGACACACCAGAGGATGAGGCTGGCAtcaagaaagcaggaaagaaCATCAAGGCCTTGATTGAGCATGAGATGAAGAATGGGATCCCTGCCAATCGGATCCTCCTGGGCTTTTCACAGGGTGGAGCTTCATCCCTCTACACAGCCCTCACCTGCCCACACCCTCTGGCTGGCATTGTGGCATTGAGCTGTTGGCTACCTCTGTATTGGGCCTTCCCCCAGGCAGCCAATGGTAGTGCCAAGGACCTGACCATCCTTCAGTGCCAAGGGGAGCTGGACCCCATGGTTCCTGTACAGTTTGGGGCCCTGACAGCCGAGAAGCTCTGGTCCATTGTCACACCTGCCAGGGTCCGGTTCAAGACGTACCCAGGTGTCATGCATAGCCCCTGTCCTCAGGAGATGGCAGCTGTGAAGGAGTTTCTCGAGAAGCTGCTGCCTCCTGTCTAA